The following proteins come from a genomic window of Acinetobacter baumannii:
- a CDS encoding Csu type fimbrial protein yields MSLNFMNKAQIESYKKLPRSLKYFIGICLFYLVYAFFSPAQAACTVNGTTNSTFNYTAANINSDATVNLSGTITCTNLGLPQISNFMCMKTVFTGATTANNSVTLPYTVTATVGGAGSSTTNQTSNVWYGPVATVASNNIVSYSVNIKVPARTGSLIAYPKGTYTASVRLYWDMDLLGLSCGDLLGGWDSGDTLLTANFVVPSLCQLNSTSTVDFGNINDIGTTKRDYTAQGAVNTTCNYGTPYSIYLGDGNHRIAGGFRRMIHDNNDYIPYQLYKDSNYSTVWDATGGVTNVGGSGGVSKTGTGSAQSTPVYGKIPQGTSISTKPGNYSDSVVVTVTY; encoded by the coding sequence ATGTCATTAAATTTTATGAATAAGGCTCAAATAGAGAGCTATAAAAAACTTCCACGGTCTTTAAAATACTTCATAGGCATTTGCTTATTTTATCTCGTTTATGCATTTTTTAGTCCTGCACAAGCTGCTTGCACGGTAAACGGGACTACAAATAGTACTTTTAATTACACTGCAGCAAATATTAATAGTGATGCAACCGTAAACCTTTCAGGAACAATTACTTGTACGAATTTAGGACTTCCCCAGATTTCTAATTTTATGTGTATGAAAACCGTATTTACAGGAGCAACCACTGCGAATAATAGTGTGACTTTACCCTATACAGTTACTGCAACTGTAGGCGGGGCTGGCTCTTCTACTACCAACCAAACCTCCAATGTGTGGTATGGTCCAGTAGCAACAGTCGCATCAAATAATATTGTGAGTTACTCGGTAAATATAAAAGTACCAGCTCGAACGGGGTCTCTCATTGCATATCCTAAAGGAACCTATACGGCTTCGGTTCGGTTGTATTGGGATATGGATCTTTTGGGGTTGTCATGTGGCGATTTACTTGGTGGCTGGGATTCTGGTGATACATTACTAACAGCAAACTTTGTGGTCCCAAGTCTGTGCCAATTAAACTCAACTTCAACTGTAGATTTCGGCAATATTAATGATATTGGTACAACTAAGCGTGATTACACAGCTCAAGGAGCAGTGAATACTACTTGCAACTATGGAACACCTTATAGCATTTATTTAGGGGATGGAAACCACCGCATAGCTGGTGGTTTTAGGCGTATGATTCATGACAATAATGATTATATTCCCTATCAGCTATATAAAGATTCTAACTATAGTACGGTATGGGATGCCACAGGAGGTGTAACCAATGTTGGTGGTTCAGGTGGAGTCTCAAAAACTGGTACAGGTAGCGCCCAAAGTACACCCGTTTATGGAAAAATTCCGCAAGGTACTTCCATCTCAACTAAACCGGGAAACTATTCTGATAGTGTTGTTGTGACAGTGACTTATTAA
- the pepN gene encoding aminopeptidase N, whose protein sequence is MNIAAQPPVQADQTVYLKDYQKPAFLVESINLDIQVYDDKTIVDSTLVMKRQTAGDLVLLGRDLELQSIQLNGQDLTPAQYSLDSEQLVITDAPDEVILQTQVIIHPETNTQLEGLYKAGDLFVTQNEPEGFRKITFYPDRPDVLSVFTTRVEADKKYPVLLANGNLLETGEVGENRHFAIWQDPTKKPSYLFACVIGDLAVLKDRYTTSEGRDVALEIYAIEKDIPKCHIAMEALKHSMRWDEEHYGRAYDLDNYMIVAVSQFNMGAMENKGLNIFNTSCVLADEEYTTDAAIMRVQSVIAHEYFHNWTGNRITCRDWFQLCLKEGLTVFRDQSFSEDLQSAAVQRIDDVAVLKSHQFPEDAGPLSHPPRPDHFVEINNFYTATVYEKGAEINRMMSTLLGKEKFRQGTDEYFRRHDGQAVTVEDWVAALSAGSGVDLSAFLTWYNQPGTPKLEAKGEYDAAAQTYRLSFKQSLKAHPKYPNLKAVPIPVALALFNAKTGEQYTLQSESLFVNGVKDGVYLFDQDEAAIEFTGVTEQPVVSLLRNFSAPVNLVFDYSDEELAFLIQHETNGFNQWQATQTLLERILLEDHSADTYIQAIQSTLPELVGRDPLLASRLFDVPTEGYLGSRIDQNYAPADIHVKREALLNRLAQELGSFWKDTYLTLDPDLQKEFSLAMGVRALKNIMLMMMARQGDQSAFELAYDQYQSTGNMSERLGALRVLVWQSAPQAQEALADFYNRFKDEALSLDQWFMIQAANPNATVETIEYLTQHPDYDLTTPNRIRAVSGGLSNNPENTWGFGVAHFINLAEYLDEKNPILGSRLLQVLSRWYTLAEPQRTQVQQALQALQPKVKSKNVSETLNSMLSV, encoded by the coding sequence ATGAATATTGCGGCCCAGCCTCCAGTTCAGGCAGATCAAACAGTTTATTTAAAAGATTATCAAAAACCTGCGTTCTTGGTTGAATCAATTAATCTTGATATTCAAGTCTATGACGATAAAACAATTGTTGATTCAACATTGGTCATGAAGCGTCAAACTGCTGGAGACTTAGTGCTACTGGGCCGTGATCTTGAGTTGCAATCTATTCAGCTAAATGGCCAAGATCTTACTCCTGCACAATATTCACTCGATAGTGAACAACTGGTGATCACTGATGCACCAGATGAAGTCATTTTACAAACTCAAGTGATTATTCACCCGGAAACCAACACTCAGCTTGAAGGTTTATATAAAGCTGGCGACTTATTTGTAACACAAAATGAGCCTGAAGGTTTCCGTAAAATTACGTTCTATCCAGACCGTCCAGACGTACTTTCAGTTTTTACTACACGTGTAGAAGCAGACAAAAAATATCCGGTTTTACTTGCGAATGGTAACTTGCTTGAAACAGGTGAAGTTGGTGAAAACCGTCACTTTGCGATCTGGCAAGACCCGACTAAAAAGCCAAGCTATTTGTTTGCTTGTGTGATTGGTGATTTAGCTGTATTGAAAGACCGCTATACGACTTCGGAAGGACGTGATGTCGCTTTAGAAATCTATGCCATTGAGAAAGACATTCCAAAATGCCATATCGCAATGGAAGCATTAAAGCATTCTATGCGCTGGGATGAAGAGCACTATGGCCGTGCCTATGATCTCGACAACTATATGATTGTTGCGGTGAGCCAGTTCAACATGGGTGCAATGGAAAATAAAGGTTTAAATATCTTTAATACCTCATGTGTACTTGCCGATGAAGAATATACAACTGACGCAGCGATTATGCGTGTACAGTCTGTGATTGCCCATGAATATTTCCATAACTGGACAGGGAACCGTATTACTTGCCGTGACTGGTTTCAGCTGTGCTTAAAAGAAGGCTTAACGGTATTCCGTGATCAGTCTTTTTCGGAAGATTTACAATCTGCTGCGGTTCAACGTATTGACGATGTCGCTGTTCTTAAATCACATCAATTCCCAGAAGATGCAGGTCCATTGTCGCACCCACCACGCCCAGACCACTTTGTAGAAATTAATAACTTCTATACAGCGACTGTTTATGAAAAAGGTGCGGAAATTAACCGCATGATGTCGACATTACTGGGTAAAGAAAAATTCCGTCAGGGAACGGATGAATATTTCCGCCGTCATGATGGACAAGCCGTAACTGTTGAAGACTGGGTTGCTGCACTCTCTGCAGGTTCAGGTGTTGATTTATCTGCATTCTTAACTTGGTATAATCAACCAGGTACACCAAAGCTTGAAGCGAAAGGTGAATATGATGCAGCAGCGCAAACTTATCGTTTAAGCTTTAAACAAAGCCTAAAAGCGCATCCGAAATATCCAAATTTAAAAGCTGTCCCAATTCCTGTAGCGTTGGCATTATTTAATGCGAAAACAGGTGAACAATATACGCTCCAAAGCGAAAGCCTATTTGTAAATGGTGTTAAAGATGGTGTGTATTTGTTTGACCAAGACGAGGCAGCTATTGAGTTTACAGGGGTAACTGAGCAACCTGTTGTTTCACTACTACGTAATTTCTCTGCACCTGTAAATCTGGTATTTGATTACAGTGATGAAGAATTAGCATTCTTAATTCAACATGAAACAAATGGTTTTAACCAATGGCAAGCAACACAAACCTTGCTTGAACGTATTTTGTTAGAAGATCACTCTGCGGATACCTATATTCAAGCTATTCAAAGCACATTGCCTGAATTAGTTGGTCGTGATCCACTTTTAGCATCGCGTTTGTTTGATGTACCAACTGAAGGTTATTTAGGTAGCCGTATTGATCAAAACTATGCACCAGCCGATATTCATGTAAAACGTGAAGCCTTACTCAATCGTTTGGCTCAAGAGCTGGGTTCGTTCTGGAAAGATACGTACCTTACACTGGACCCTGACTTGCAAAAAGAATTTTCTTTAGCGATGGGTGTACGTGCATTAAAGAACATTATGCTCATGATGATGGCGCGTCAGGGTGACCAAAGTGCATTTGAATTAGCTTACGATCAATATCAAAGCACAGGGAATATGTCTGAACGTTTAGGTGCGCTGCGTGTACTAGTGTGGCAAAGTGCGCCTCAAGCACAAGAAGCCCTAGCTGATTTCTATAACCGCTTTAAAGACGAAGCATTGTCTTTGGACCAATGGTTTATGATTCAGGCAGCAAACCCAAATGCCACAGTTGAGACAATTGAATATCTAACTCAGCATCCTGATTATGACTTAACCACACCAAACCGTATTCGCGCCGTGAGTGGTGGTTTGTCAAATAACCCTGAAAATACATGGGGCTTTGGTGTAGCTCACTTTATTAATCTTGCAGAATATCTGGACGAGAAAAACCCGATTTTAGGTTCACGCTTATTACAGGTGTTATCTCGCTGGTATACGCTTGCCGAACCTCAGCGCACTCAAGTGCAACAGGCTTTACAAGCATTGCAGCCTAAAGTGAAATCTAAAAACGTTTCTGAAACTTTAAATAGTATGCTGAGCGTTTAA
- a CDS encoding AAA family ATPase, whose protein sequence is MKQETALKLLKAGENVFLTGSAGAGKTYTLNQYIHYLKARKVPVAITASTGIAATHMNGMTIHTWAGIGIKDHLTDDDLKRMKERKYLKEHLENAQVLVIDEISMLHAKQLNLVNQVLKYFKESDEAFGGIQVIVAGDFFQLPPVGRNGEANRDKFCFMSDAWVEAKFRVCYLTEQHRQDDEILNQILNAIRAQSIQTEHLQALHQSRTHDIGETFTRLYTHNMDVDNINYQHLNEIDNEGHQFNAVLDGNEKLLETLKSSVRAPEELTLKKHAKVMFVKNNFDMGYINGSLGEVIGFEEDDENGLLPKVKLTDGTTLLVAPETWSIENEAGKVIASFQQIPLRLAWAITIHKSQGMTLEAAEINLMHTFEKGQGYVALSRLKSLTGLKLLGFNEQALELDSLAVKADRRFQELSKEAEDNFANVDLTAQHKAFIRHCGGTLNETEISRNEKKLARGEKQNYASATLDETRALFEEGYEIEDIAHERGLTPATIINHLARLHKEQKLDISVAHPGEEVVEEVRKIYKKLKKRQNPDHFSDDGSIKLRPIVEATSPRMGYDQVRLALLFIE, encoded by the coding sequence ATGAAACAGGAAACTGCACTTAAACTGCTAAAAGCAGGTGAAAATGTTTTTTTAACCGGTTCGGCTGGTGCAGGGAAAACCTATACACTCAATCAGTACATCCATTATTTAAAAGCGCGTAAAGTACCTGTAGCGATTACAGCGTCTACCGGTATTGCGGCAACGCATATGAATGGCATGACCATTCATACATGGGCTGGTATTGGCATCAAAGATCATCTAACTGACGATGACTTGAAACGGATGAAAGAGCGTAAATATCTCAAGGAACACCTTGAAAACGCGCAAGTTCTTGTGATTGATGAAATCTCAATGCTCCATGCGAAGCAGCTTAATCTGGTCAATCAGGTTTTAAAATATTTTAAAGAAAGTGATGAAGCATTCGGTGGCATTCAAGTGATTGTGGCTGGAGATTTCTTCCAGTTGCCGCCTGTAGGCCGTAATGGTGAAGCCAACCGTGACAAATTCTGTTTTATGTCTGATGCATGGGTCGAAGCCAAATTTCGGGTATGTTATTTAACAGAACAACACCGCCAAGATGATGAAATTCTGAATCAGATATTAAATGCGATTCGTGCGCAAAGTATTCAAACCGAGCATTTGCAAGCTTTGCATCAATCCCGTACTCATGACATTGGCGAAACCTTTACTCGTCTTTATACGCATAACATGGATGTCGACAATATCAATTATCAGCACTTAAACGAAATTGATAATGAAGGACATCAATTTAATGCCGTTTTAGACGGTAATGAAAAATTATTAGAAACTTTAAAGTCTTCAGTTCGTGCTCCGGAAGAACTCACACTTAAAAAACATGCCAAAGTGATGTTTGTAAAAAACAACTTTGATATGGGTTATATCAACGGAAGTTTAGGTGAGGTGATCGGTTTTGAAGAAGATGACGAAAATGGGTTATTGCCAAAGGTAAAATTAACCGATGGTACAACTTTGCTGGTAGCGCCTGAAACATGGTCAATTGAAAATGAAGCAGGAAAAGTCATTGCAAGTTTTCAGCAAATTCCACTTCGTTTGGCATGGGCGATTACCATTCATAAAAGCCAAGGTATGACTTTGGAAGCTGCTGAAATTAACCTGATGCATACCTTTGAAAAAGGGCAAGGTTATGTTGCGCTCTCACGTTTGAAGTCTTTAACAGGGTTAAAATTATTAGGTTTTAATGAACAAGCTTTGGAGTTAGATAGTCTGGCTGTAAAAGCTGATCGCCGTTTTCAAGAGCTTTCTAAAGAAGCCGAAGATAATTTTGCTAATGTCGATTTAACGGCTCAACATAAAGCCTTTATTCGTCATTGTGGTGGAACCTTAAATGAAACTGAGATTTCAAGAAATGAGAAAAAACTAGCGAGAGGCGAGAAGCAAAATTACGCCTCAGCGACTTTGGATGAAACTCGTGCATTGTTTGAAGAAGGCTACGAAATTGAAGATATTGCACATGAACGTGGTCTAACACCTGCAACCATTATTAATCACTTGGCTCGACTGCATAAAGAACAAAAGCTAGATATTTCGGTTGCCCATCCTGGTGAAGAAGTGGTCGAAGAAGTACGTAAAATTTATAAGAAGTTGAAAAAACGCCAAAATCCGGATCATTTTTCTGATGATGGTTCGATCAAACTAAGACCAATTGTTGAGGCAACCAGTCCTCGAATGGGATATGATCAGGTTCGATTAGCTTTATTATTTATTGAATAA
- a CDS encoding fimbria/pilus outer membrane usher protein: protein MKYIIGVLCVTYLPAYAFAEQLQDNTNVPVPSIPDTIDSKSKNTQIKMNEQEQDNNVAQLFLNISINSNPSEDLVAVRQDQDKKLYIRARDLKTLRLKMDDSISDSQWICLNELKDIRFKYLENEQSLNLQVPPHMMTGYSVDLKGQQITSPQLLKIKPLNAAILNYSLYHTITNDENVFSGSAEGIFNSAIGNFSSGVLYNGNDENSYSHEKWVRLESKWQYVDPEKIRIYTLGDFISNSSDWGSSVRLAGFQWSSAYTQRGDIVTSALPQFSGSAALPSTLDLYVNQQKIYSGLVPSGPFDIKQLPFISGNEVTLVTTDATGRQSITKKPYYFSSKILAKGINEFSVDVGVPRYNYGLYSNDYDDATFASGAIRYGYSNSLTLSGGVEASTDGLSNIGTGFAKNLFGIGVINADIAASQYKDENGYSALLGLEGRISKNISFNTSYRKIFDNYFDLARVSQVRYLKDNQSDAESQNYLNYSALADEIFRAGINYNFYAGYGAYLGYNQIKYSDNQYKLLSANLSGSLNKNWGFYTSAYKDYENHKDYGIYFALRYTPSNKFNAITSVSSDSGRLSYRQEIFGLSDPQIGSFGWGGYVERDQDNHDNNASIYASYRARAAYLAGRYNRIGDNDQVALSATGSLVAAAGRLFAANEIGDGYAVVTNAGPQSQILNGGVNLGFTDKSGRFLIPSLMPYQENHIYLDPSFLPLNWSVNSTEQKTVVGYRQGTMIDFGAHQVISGLVKLVDKNNSPLLPGYSVQINGQQDGVVGYDGEVFIPNLLKQNKLVVDLLDHGSCQVDFTYNSNQYSTKKLGPYVCH from the coding sequence ATGAAATATATTATAGGTGTCTTATGTGTTACATATCTTCCTGCATATGCTTTTGCTGAACAGTTACAGGACAATACGAATGTGCCGGTTCCAAGTATTCCGGATACGATTGACAGCAAAAGTAAAAACACGCAGATAAAGATGAATGAACAGGAGCAAGATAATAACGTTGCACAGCTTTTTTTAAATATTTCTATTAATTCCAACCCTTCTGAGGATTTAGTAGCCGTAAGACAAGATCAAGATAAAAAATTATATATCCGTGCCCGTGACTTAAAAACTTTAAGACTAAAAATGGATGATTCCATTTCTGATAGCCAGTGGATTTGTCTTAATGAGCTTAAAGATATCCGGTTTAAATACTTGGAGAATGAGCAGTCTTTAAACTTACAAGTACCTCCTCACATGATGACAGGCTATTCGGTTGACTTAAAAGGGCAGCAGATCACCAGTCCGCAGCTACTTAAAATAAAGCCTTTAAACGCTGCAATCCTGAACTATAGCCTGTATCACACCATAACTAATGATGAGAATGTTTTCTCCGGTTCGGCAGAGGGAATTTTCAACAGTGCGATCGGTAACTTTTCGTCTGGTGTGTTATATAACGGAAATGATGAAAATAGTTATAGCCACGAAAAATGGGTACGTCTGGAAAGTAAATGGCAATATGTAGACCCTGAAAAGATCAGGATATATACCCTAGGGGACTTTATCTCCAATAGTTCGGATTGGGGCAGCAGCGTCCGCCTTGCAGGCTTTCAATGGTCGAGTGCCTATACTCAACGTGGCGATATTGTCACTTCGGCACTGCCACAATTCTCCGGTTCAGCCGCACTGCCTTCAACACTGGATTTATACGTTAACCAGCAAAAGATTTATTCAGGACTTGTCCCGTCAGGCCCTTTTGATATTAAACAGCTCCCGTTTATTTCCGGAAATGAGGTCACACTTGTAACTACGGATGCTACTGGTCGGCAGAGCATTACCAAAAAGCCTTACTATTTTTCATCCAAGATTCTGGCAAAAGGTATTAATGAGTTTTCAGTGGATGTTGGGGTTCCGCGCTATAACTATGGCCTATACTCGAACGATTATGACGATGCTACCTTTGCATCAGGGGCAATTCGATATGGTTACAGCAACTCATTAACCTTAAGCGGTGGGGTAGAGGCTTCAACAGATGGTTTGTCTAACATTGGAACAGGCTTTGCCAAGAACCTGTTCGGTATTGGGGTGATTAATGCTGATATTGCAGCAAGCCAGTATAAAGATGAAAACGGTTATTCTGCCTTGTTGGGTTTAGAAGGGCGGATTAGTAAAAATATTTCTTTTAACACCAGTTACCGCAAAATATTCGATAACTATTTTGATTTGGCACGCGTATCTCAGGTTCGATATTTAAAAGATAATCAGAGCGATGCCGAGTCACAAAACTACCTCAACTACAGTGCGCTGGCAGATGAAATTTTTAGGGCAGGAATTAACTATAACTTTTATGCAGGTTATGGGGCCTATCTGGGGTATAACCAGATTAAATATAGTGATAACCAATATAAACTGCTATCGGCCAATTTAAGTGGAAGTCTGAACAAGAACTGGGGATTTTATACCTCTGCCTATAAAGATTATGAAAATCACAAGGACTACGGTATTTACTTTGCGCTGCGATATACGCCTTCGAATAAATTCAATGCCATTACTAGTGTTTCTAGCGACAGCGGTAGATTGAGTTATCGACAAGAAATTTTCGGTTTGTCGGACCCGCAAATTGGGTCATTTGGATGGGGAGGCTATGTTGAGCGAGATCAAGATAACCACGACAACAATGCATCGATCTACGCCTCTTACCGTGCCCGTGCTGCTTATTTGGCAGGTCGCTATAACCGAATTGGAGATAACGATCAGGTTGCTCTTTCGGCAACGGGATCTTTGGTAGCTGCAGCAGGACGGCTCTTTGCGGCCAATGAAATTGGAGATGGATATGCTGTTGTCACTAATGCAGGCCCGCAAAGCCAAATCTTAAATGGTGGAGTAAATTTAGGCTTTACGGATAAATCAGGGAGATTTTTGATTCCTAGTCTCATGCCATATCAAGAGAACCATATTTATTTAGATCCTTCATTCTTGCCTCTAAATTGGAGCGTTAACTCCACTGAACAAAAAACTGTTGTAGGTTATCGCCAAGGAACAATGATTGATTTTGGCGCACATCAGGTCATCTCAGGATTAGTGAAACTTGTTGATAAAAATAACTCACCGTTATTACCGGGATATAGCGTTCAAATTAATGGACAGCAAGACGGAGTGGTTGGCTATGACGGTGAAGTGTTTATTCCAAACTTATTAAAACAAAACAAACTTGTAGTCGATCTTCTTGATCATGGCTCATGCCAAGTTGACTTTACCTATAACAGTAATCAGTACTCAACTAAAAAATTGGGACCTTATGTATGTCATTAA
- the thiM gene encoding hydroxyethylthiazole kinase: MTSTSNLIEQVIEAWQNMQAKTPLVQCITNSVAANYTANVLLASGASPAMIDNPYEAESFTKISSALSINLGTPTSEQMQAMQISAKTAQLNNIPWVLDPVGYGPILAWRSQMTDELLQFKPSVIRGNASEISTLAGNQVQSKGVDSTLSSDQAYQQAYALLTHADCIAISGESDYILSNEIDAVIQVNGGSPLQPKITATGCALGALIAAYSAVATPTIAALSAHVHFAIAGKLAANQAQTMGSFSSIFMDYIHMLDDNLIEQYADIKLLNIQA, translated from the coding sequence ATGACTTCGACATCCAACCTCATTGAACAGGTGATTGAAGCTTGGCAAAACATGCAGGCAAAAACGCCGCTGGTACAATGTATTACCAACAGCGTTGCTGCCAACTATACAGCCAATGTATTACTTGCTTCCGGTGCTTCACCTGCCATGATTGATAATCCTTATGAAGCAGAAAGCTTTACCAAAATTTCATCGGCTTTAAGCATTAATTTGGGTACACCGACTTCAGAGCAAATGCAAGCCATGCAAATCTCTGCCAAAACAGCACAGCTTAACAATATTCCTTGGGTACTTGATCCGGTAGGCTATGGCCCAATTTTAGCTTGGCGCAGTCAAATGACAGACGAGCTTTTACAATTCAAGCCAAGTGTTATTCGTGGTAATGCTTCAGAAATCAGTACGCTTGCAGGCAATCAAGTTCAATCTAAAGGTGTGGATAGTACCTTAAGTAGTGATCAGGCCTATCAACAGGCTTATGCACTATTAACACATGCAGACTGTATCGCTATTTCAGGTGAGTCAGATTATATATTGTCTAATGAAATAGATGCTGTGATTCAAGTAAACGGCGGAAGTCCTTTACAACCTAAAATTACTGCAACAGGCTGTGCTTTGGGTGCATTAATTGCAGCATATAGCGCTGTGGCAACACCAACTATTGCGGCTCTTTCAGCTCATGTTCATTTTGCAATTGCAGGTAAACTTGCAGCAAATCAGGCGCAAACTATGGGAAGCTTTAGTAGCATCTTTATGGATTATATCCATATGTTAGATGACAACCTGATTGAACAATATGCAGATATCAAACTTTTAAACATACAGGCATAA
- a CDS encoding 5-carboxymethyl-2-hydroxymuconate Delta-isomerase yields MPHVVVDYSDNLTGLNAKQLLEEINTTLIETELFSPEDIKSRARRDEVFLIGLGVDQAYIHVKAYILSGRTAEQKQLVGEQLLAALSNKKYLPQEFNKEIQLCVELIDMPRDDYFKQVV; encoded by the coding sequence ATGCCGCACGTTGTAGTTGATTATTCAGATAACTTAACTGGACTAAATGCAAAACAATTACTTGAAGAAATTAATACCACGCTCATTGAAACAGAGTTGTTTAGTCCAGAAGACATTAAAAGTCGTGCGCGTAGAGATGAGGTTTTTCTGATTGGCTTAGGGGTTGATCAAGCCTATATCCATGTAAAAGCCTATATTTTGTCGGGAAGAACTGCTGAACAAAAACAGCTTGTGGGTGAGCAATTATTAGCGGCGCTCAGCAACAAAAAATATCTACCACAAGAGTTTAATAAAGAAATTCAATTGTGTGTTGAGCTTATTGACATGCCAAGAGACGATTATTTCAAGCAAGTTGTATAA
- the mdh gene encoding iron-dependent methanol dehydrogenase: MAFKNIADQTNGFYIPCVSLFGPGCAKEIGTKAQNLGAKKALIVTDEGLFKFGVADLIASYLTEAGVASHIFPGAEPNPTDINVHNGVNAYNENGCDFIVSLGGGSSHDCAKGIGLVTAGGGHIRDYEGIDKSKVPMTPLIAVNTTAGTASEMTRFCIITNTDTHVKMAIVDWRCTPLIAIDDPKLMIAKPAGLTAATGMDALTHAVEAYVSTAANPITDACAEKAITMISQWLQPAVANGENIEARDAMSYAQYLAGMAFNNASLGYVHAMAHQLGGFYNLPHGVCNAILLPHVCEFNLIACPDRYAKIAELMGVNTHGLTVTEAAYAAIDAIRKLSSSIGIPSGLTELGVKTEDLAVMAENAQKDACMLTNPRKANHAQVVEIFKAAL, from the coding sequence ATGGCTTTTAAAAATATTGCAGATCAAACAAACGGTTTTTATATTCCTTGCGTATCACTCTTTGGACCAGGATGTGCCAAAGAAATTGGAACAAAGGCGCAGAACCTCGGCGCAAAAAAAGCATTAATTGTGACCGATGAAGGGCTATTTAAATTTGGCGTTGCAGATCTTATCGCAAGCTATTTAACCGAAGCAGGCGTAGCGAGCCATATTTTCCCGGGCGCGGAACCTAACCCAACCGATATTAATGTTCATAACGGTGTGAATGCCTATAACGAAAATGGCTGTGACTTTATTGTGTCGTTAGGCGGTGGCTCATCTCATGACTGTGCAAAAGGGATTGGCTTAGTGACTGCGGGTGGTGGTCATATTCGTGACTACGAAGGCATCGATAAAAGTAAAGTCCCAATGACGCCATTAATTGCAGTCAATACAACGGCTGGTACGGCATCTGAAATGACTCGTTTCTGTATTATTACCAATACAGATACTCATGTAAAAATGGCTATTGTGGACTGGCGTTGTACCCCTCTCATTGCGATCGATGACCCGAAACTCATGATTGCAAAACCGGCTGGTTTAACCGCTGCAACAGGTATGGATGCACTAACCCATGCAGTTGAAGCATATGTTTCTACAGCAGCAAACCCAATTACTGATGCGTGTGCAGAAAAAGCAATCACCATGATTAGTCAATGGTTACAACCCGCTGTCGCAAATGGTGAAAACATCGAAGCTCGTGATGCTATGAGCTATGCGCAGTACTTGGCTGGTATGGCATTTAACAATGCATCTTTAGGTTATGTTCATGCAATGGCGCACCAGTTGGGCGGGTTCTACAACCTACCTCATGGTGTATGTAACGCAATCTTGCTACCACATGTATGTGAATTTAACTTAATTGCTTGTCCAGATCGTTATGCAAAAATCGCAGAATTAATGGGTGTAAATACGCACGGTCTCACCGTAACAGAAGCTGCGTATGCTGCAATTGATGCCATTCGTAAACTGTCTTCTTCAATTGGTATCCCATCTGGCTTAACAGAACTTGGCGTAAAAACTGAGGACCTCGCGGTGATGGCCGAAAACGCTCAAAAAGACGCATGTATGCTCACCAACCCACGTAAAGCAAACCATGCACAAGTTGTGGAGATTTTCAAAGCAGCACTTTAA
- a CDS encoding fimbrial biogenesis chaperone, producing MKKNIFIITGLFLSLSSTIYAATIRLSPVTVEILSNQSASSISLYNQSNESTDLQVRVFEWSQNNGQDQLTPTDEIAVSPPFLKLQPNDSYNLRVVRVNPTPVSGEKTYRIIIDELPKPMDSRKVSQGVNVLLRSSLPVFVVNKDAITQLNWKIDNSQKTTSLNISNIGNRHALLNDLKLVDLTENKIYSIKVNTVNGYILAEQSRSYPISNFSYQPDHKYSISLTVNGKKVTL from the coding sequence ATGAAAAAAAACATTTTTATTATTACGGGATTATTCTTATCTTTATCGAGCACTATTTATGCCGCTACAATTCGTCTTTCGCCTGTAACGGTGGAAATTTTAAGTAATCAAAGTGCTTCTTCGATTAGTTTATATAACCAGTCAAATGAAAGTACCGATTTACAGGTGCGTGTATTTGAGTGGAGTCAAAACAATGGACAGGATCAATTAACCCCTACGGATGAAATTGCGGTTAGTCCACCTTTTTTAAAATTACAACCTAATGACTCTTATAATTTACGTGTAGTGAGGGTTAATCCAACGCCAGTTTCTGGCGAAAAAACTTATCGTATTATTATTGATGAGCTGCCAAAACCTATGGATAGCCGCAAAGTTAGTCAAGGTGTAAATGTCTTACTTCGCTCATCATTACCTGTATTTGTAGTGAATAAAGATGCGATTACTCAACTAAATTGGAAAATTGATAATAGTCAAAAAACCACTTCTTTAAATATCAGCAATATTGGAAACAGGCATGCACTTTTAAATGACTTAAAACTTGTAGATCTAACAGAAAATAAGATTTACTCCATTAAAGTAAATACAGTGAATGGTTATATTCTTGCAGAACAATCACGAAGCTATCCGATTAGTAATTTTTCATATCAGCCCGACCATAAATACAGTATTTCCTTAACAGTTAATGGTAAGAAAGTCACGCTATAA